In Comamonadaceae bacterium OS-1, a single window of DNA contains:
- the yhhT gene encoding putative transport protein YhhT: protein MTPPSTEPSAPGAPEPGPAAEPDRSRRVVLHMPVDVRSFSLGLLALLASIYTLHWAAAVFIPIMVGILSSYALSPVVDWFHARRVPRALSAALLLMGILGGMGGLAYSLSDDASKLVEQLPAATQKLRSALRTLPGAPRNTLTTVQQAASQLEQAAEETGRAVPTGPGVQRVQIVKPRFDIRTYVWDGSMGVVGMLGQLGTVALITFFLMASGDSFRRKLVKLTGPTLSRKKITLQALNQINDQIQRYMLVQLFTSALVGGVTWLYFVAMGLEHAAVWGIAAGVLNLVPYLGSVVIAAGSALVAFLQFGSLELVLLVSGGSLVIHAIAGFLLTPWLTSRANQMNPVAVFVGMLAWGWLWGLWGLLLGVPILVAVKAVCDRIDDLKPVGEFLGN from the coding sequence ATGACCCCACCCAGCACGGAGCCTTCGGCCCCAGGCGCTCCAGAACCCGGCCCCGCGGCGGAACCCGACCGCTCGCGCCGCGTGGTGCTGCACATGCCGGTGGATGTGCGCAGCTTCTCGTTGGGGCTGCTGGCCCTGCTGGCCAGCATCTACACCCTGCACTGGGCAGCGGCGGTGTTTATCCCGATCATGGTGGGCATTCTGTCGAGCTACGCCTTGTCGCCGGTGGTGGACTGGTTCCATGCGCGCCGGGTGCCGCGCGCGTTGAGCGCGGCGCTGTTGCTGATGGGCATTCTTGGCGGCATGGGCGGGCTGGCGTATTCGCTGAGCGACGATGCCAGCAAACTGGTCGAGCAGCTTCCCGCCGCCACCCAGAAGCTGCGCAGCGCCCTGCGCACCCTGCCCGGTGCGCCGCGCAACACGCTCACCACGGTGCAGCAGGCGGCCTCGCAGCTGGAGCAGGCGGCTGAGGAGACGGGCCGCGCCGTGCCCACCGGTCCGGGGGTGCAGCGCGTGCAGATCGTCAAGCCGCGGTTTGACATCCGCACTTACGTGTGGGACGGCAGCATGGGCGTGGTAGGCATGCTGGGGCAACTGGGCACCGTGGCGCTGATCACTTTTTTCCTGATGGCATCGGGCGACAGCTTTCGGCGCAAATTGGTGAAGCTGACCGGGCCCACGCTCAGCCGCAAGAAGATCACCCTGCAGGCACTGAACCAGATCAACGACCAGATCCAGCGCTACATGCTGGTGCAGTTGTTCACCAGCGCCCTGGTGGGCGGGGTGACGTGGTTGTACTTCGTGGCCATGGGCCTGGAGCATGCGGCCGTGTGGGGCATTGCCGCAGGCGTGCTGAACCTGGTGCCCTACCTGGGTAGCGTGGTGATTGCGGCGGGGTCGGCGCTGGTGGCGTTTTTACAGTTCGGCTCGTTGGAGCTGGTGCTGCTGGTAAGCGGCGGCTCGCTGGTGATCCACGCCATCGCCGGGTTTCTGTTGACACCCTGGCTGACCAGCCGCGCCAACCAGATGAACCCGGTAGCGGTGTTTGTGGGCATGCTGGCCTGGGGCTGGCTCTGGGGCCTGTGGGGCCTGCTGCTGGGCGTGCCCATTCTGGTGGCGGTGAAGGCGGTATGCGACCGTATTGACGACCTCAAGCCGGTAGGGGAGTTTCTGGGGAATTAG